The nucleotide window GGTGTCACTGGGTGCTGCCTGGGATGGGGTCAGAGCATGGGTTACAATTGGAGGACGGGTGAAGCTGGGGCCCAGGACCGCCGGCCCTGCTGAGACACCCCTCGCGTTCTCTCTGCGCAGAGGAACAGGAGCGGCTTCGGTTGGAGCGGGAGCGGGAGCAGGAGCAGCAGAAGGCCAGCAGCCTGGCCAGGCTGGCCCACGCCCTGCCGGTGGAGGAGCCCCGCACCGAGGCGCCGCCCCTGCCTCTGTCGCCGCCCGCACCCCCGCCGGCACCCCCGCCCCCGCtggccacccccaccccactgactgtcatcccTATTCCTGTAGTGACCAGCTCCCCTCAgcctctgcccccgcccccgcctctgCCCCTGGCACCTCGCCAGCCGGCTCTGGTTAGCGCCCCTGGACTCAGCATCAAGGAGTCGGCCCCCCTTCCCACCAGGCCGCAGGGGCCCACTCCTGCTCCTCTACTGCCGGACTCCAAGGCCACCGTTCCGCCCACTGGCAGCCCCAAGCCTTTgcagcccctccccacacccatcCTGACCATCGCCCCACACCCTGGAGTCCAGCCCCAGCTGGCCCCCCAGCAGCCACCCCCATCCACTCTTGGGACCCTGAAGCTGGCACCCGCTGAAGAAGTCAAATCCGGCGAACAGAAGAAGAGGCCTGGGGGGTGAGTGAGGTGTGACACAGGGGCTGGTGGGATGGAGAGGAGAACCAACGGCCCACAGCCTGAGCGGTGTGCACGAGAGAAAGTACCCTCCCAAGCTAGCCTGTCAGAGCTGCggccctgcctccccagcccagAAGCGCCTTCTTATATTTGGATATGTCCTCACCGAGCTGTGACCATCCCCACCCTGGGGAGTGGGGAATGGTCATTGCCCTCTGTTGTTCTCAGGCTTCTGTGTTCTCTGACGCCCTCCAAGGTTGAGGCTAATGGCATTTCGAGGCCTTTGCACAGGGTATTGGATTATGGGGCTCTTGGGTAAGGGCCGGGGTCCACTGGCTATCCCAGGAGCCCTTCACAGGTGCATGGATGTGATGGAAGGTAAAGGGGTTGTGAATTACGAGCCTACATGTGCCCTCCAGGGGGTGTATGCCCCACGACACAGGGCGAACAACTGAACAGCTCTCATCGCTGCTTCTCTAGAGAGACAATGTCAGGGACAAAAAGCCTGTGGCatttggggagggggggcagggggtggaaaGGCCGCCTAATTGGGCCCTCCTCCCTGAGCCCCCTGTCTGTCTGGATTTCAGAATCGGAACCAGAGAAGTCCACAACAAGCTGGAGAagaacaggtgtgtgtgtgtgagcttgtGACTCTGGGCCCGCCCCGCGAGCTACCGGGACGGTCCCGTCCGTGGTCCCCAAGCtctcctcaggccttccctcccGCCCCTGGTCCCCTGGCGTCTGGCTGACCGGCGCTGCTTCCTCTCCCCAGGAGGGCCCATCTGAAGGAGTGCTTTGAGACCCTGAAGCGCAACATCCCCAACGTGGATGACAAGAAGACATCGAATCTGAGCGTGTTGCGCACGGCGCTGCGGTACATTCAGGTATGGGGGAGGGAAGCAAGGCCCAGAGGAGGGCGGGCGACGGACACTGCGCCGGCTTCCTGCGCGCCCCGCCTCCCCTCCGCGGCCCCGCCCTCGCTCCCTCACCGGCTCCCCCGCCCGCCTCCACGCGGGCGCCGAGCACATGGCCCGGCTGACGTCAACGGGGCTCCCCGCCCGAGAGGGGGCGGGGGACCGGCGCGCGTGCGCGGGGGAGCGCGGTGGTGGCgcttgcctcccctcccccgccaggCTCCCCGCGGAGCCCCGCGATCGGCACGGTCCCTGCGGCTCAGTGTCAGCTCGGTCCGCGGCCCTGCCTTACCGCCTGCCGCGCGTTAGTGCCCCGGCGGGTGGGAAGGGCGTGGGGTGGCCGGCGCCTCCACCGCGCCCGCCCGCAGTGCCTGGGCGGGAACCGGTTTCAGCCTGAGACTATcacggggaggtggggggaggcggggggctgGGCGTGGCTCGTTCCGCAGGGTGGCACCCTTGAAacgcctccccccccccgccccgcgaGTTGTAACCCAGACGGACCAAGATCCTTGCAGTAAGCGCACGGAGGTGCCACCACCTGACTTTGGGGGATAAACCTAGGGGAGTGGGCAATGCGGCAGTCTGGACGACGAGAAGCCCCGGGGTCACCGAACCTAAAGACTTACGTTCTCCTTCCCTCAGGGTTTAAAAGAAGCTCTTTTTTTAAGGGACCCTCCTGGCCGTGTGTCCCTTCCCTTTGGGCATTGGCTCCTCTCTGCagtacggggtggggggggcccaCCGCCAGATAAGACCGTTGCCATGACGGCCCGAGTTTCGGTTTCCCTGGAAACCGGCCGAGGGTTCCGCGTGCCGGGAAGGAGGCTGTGGGGGTGGGGCGAACGGCCATGCTCGGCTGCCCTGGAGACAGAGCCGGAGGTAGCCGTTGGGGAGTGGGAGGAACTTAGGGCTCCCTGGCTGCGGGGGCGGGGCAGCCTCAGGGTCTCCCAGTCGACGCTCTTGGGAAGCTTGGGGGCTGGGCGGCATCACGGCCCGGGTGGGCCACCCTTCCCCCGGCCTCAACTACCTCAGGGGTCACAGCCCTGAGGTAACTGGAGACAGACTTGTTGAAGGAGAGGGGCGGAGGCGCTGCTTCGGGCCTACTTCCAGCCGGCAGTTCCCGCCCCGCCTTCCGCCAACGCGCGCCCTTCCGCCCGCCCTCCGGACGAGGTGGAGGGGCTGGCGCGCTTCCAGGCCGCTTCCCGGCacgggaggggcggggccgggcccgCCGATTGGCAGAGCTGGGCGGGGGGCGGAACTCCGCGCGCGGACGGAGGGTGCGGCCTGTGGGGAGTGACGCAGCAAAGCCGGGTCCGCGTGGGTGCGCGCGTGCtccgggaggggcggggcctcggcAGCCGAGAGGGAATGGGACAGAGAcaggtttggggggaggggacccAGCCTCGGGTTTCAGAGGCGAGGATCCCCGGGAGGCTTATTTTCTGGGATGTTTCTGCAGAACTTGGGCTTGAGTCTAAATTGCTCGTCTTTCAGCTGTAGGAAGTCATGTAGCCCGGGAGCAAACCCCTGTCTAAATTATTTGACATTTTCTGTGAATATCGGTTTCCTCTTCTGCACTGCGATGATGCTAAGTGGGAAGAAGCAATAGTATCTTCGTCATAAGGATGTGAGGAGGATGGGCCGTCTATAAATATTAACTTGATAGCAATTATTGAGAAGTAGGAAGGATGGAATGGTGCGTTCCTCCCTGTAGGCACATACTTAGGTCCGGAAGCCTTGATTGCGAGACGGTGGAATGAAAGTAAGGCAGAAATAAGAGACTCAGTAGAGCCAGCAGACTTGGGATTTGGGGCTGGGCTGAGTGGGAAGCAAGGTGGACCCAAGCTGTCCATAAGAGATACTTGTCCTGGGGCTAGCAGTGGAAGCAGAAGTGCTGGAAAACTTAACAAGGCTCTCTATAAATCCTcaacttcattcatttactcattcaggtACTTTTGGACAGCCCTGTGTCTGATTGGGAGGCTAGAAAGTGGGGAGCAAAGGAATAAATGTGGATCTCTGTCCTTAGGTTGGTCTTGCAGCGGAGTATCACATAACCAAACAGAACTCTGTTACGAGGGCATAGTAGGGATAGGGGTCACAGGATCTGTTCTGGGGAGTTAGGGAAGTTGCTGCTGAGGAAGGGGCATTTGAGCTGGGACCTGAAGGCCAGGGTGACCGAGACAAGTGGAGAGCAGAAAGCCCAGTGCAGACCAAAATTTCTTCAGTAGGAGGTAGCAGGATGCATTTTTGGAAGTTAAAGGTGGTCAGGAGGGTTGCTGTGCAGAGATGGAGGCAGCAGGGCACCAGATGGGAGTTGGAAGGGAGTACTGGAGAGACCACGTAGGGTGTGGAGACTGAGGGCTTTGGTTGTGTGCTGAGGTGGGAAGCTATGGGAAGGCTGTAGCCCCCAGCCAGACCCACAGTACCTTGGAGGTAGTAAAGGATTTGAAGACAGTATCAGTGAAGTGGACAGAAACAGGAAGAGAAGTACACAGGTACCAAAACATGCATCCAGGTAGTCTTAGAAAGGAAATGGGTTTAGAATGAAGCAATGGGGACAAAAGTTAGACCCTGGGAAAGCTTTCCAGGGATCTCTAGGCCTGTGGAGAGCTGGACTAGGCGAGAAGTGGAGGTTTTGGCCCCTGACATCCTCTCTTCCTGAGCCGGCAGTCTACACTCCCCGCTAGCTAGCAGGTAGCATTCAGGACAGGCACTTCCAGCCCCCTGCATCCAGGTTTGAGTGAGGGCTGACTCACCCCAGGCCTCATCATCAATGTGGCTCCATCCAATTGGCATGTCTAGCACTGGCCTCTCAGGGTAGagccagatgtgtgtgtgtgtgcgtgtgcgcgcgcgtgtgtgtgtcaGTAAATCGGGGCGGCGGGGAATCTTTCTGGCAGAAATATGGGGAGAGACAGGTTAATCTCAAAGCCAGGATGATAGAGCTGTGTGTGGCTTGGGACTGACAACAAGTATAAAAGGTGTAAAGCTGCCAGGTCTCAGGTCAGTACAGAGCATCGCTGTGTCTGGGTTGCGTGTCACAGGCATTAATGTTGGAGGCATCTCTGACTGGTGAGGCCAGGAATGTAAGCAGTTTGGGGCTGCAGGAGGGAGCGTGGGGAAGTGGGCCTAGCTGGTGTGTGGAGGTGAAGACGTTGCTGTGCCTGGGAGGTCAGGTGAACAGTTAGGAAAGGCTGTTGCAAAATTGCCCGAAGGAACTGGAATCAGGGGAAACTCAAGTCTAATGAGAGACTGTGATTCTCCTGTAATGAGGCAGAGAGACGGGGTAGAGGTGGGTACCAACGCCCTCGGGTCGTCACAGATCCTTCCCCCGAGGCTAAGACATCACTCATGGCTCTGTCCTGGCCACTGGTAGCCTTAGGGGATGTAAGGTAACCGCAGAACAGTCCTTGCCCCGCTCCCAGGGTTGGACAGGGACAGCATGTATtgagatggaaaaacaaaacgTGGAATATTTAGGGGCTCATGTGAGCCAGTGTCAGTCTCAATGCTGACAGTCTCATGAAACGCTCAGAGGTGTGGTGCCAGTGCCAAGAAGGGCTTGAGAGCAGGAGGATGTACCAGGAGGACGTGGGATGGGGATGGACAGTGAGGAGGCGGGGGCCCAGTGGTGGTCCTGGAGCACAAGCAGATAAGACCTGGAGGGGTGAGAAGGGAGGATGTGTGTGTGAGCCAGTGGGCTCTACACTTGGCTGTGAATGGCAAGCCTTGGAAGCTAGAAGCTCAGGAGCAGGTCAGGTAAGAGACTCGGGGGGCAGCAAGCAAGATTGTCCTTGCTGTCTGGTGGACCCAGCAGTCATGATGTACCTGGGCTGAGGAAAAGCTGGCAACAGGGAGGCCTGCAAGATTTAAGATGAGATGGTTTAATAAAGTGTCAGTCGGGCGGTCACAGAGGACAAGGAGAGAGTTTCGGTGTGGAAAGGAGTTAAGAAACAGGACAGGAGCTGGCAATTCAGAGCTGCTAATAAGCATCGTTCGAAGGGAAACTGGAGACCCTTCTGACAGGGGAGCATTGCCACAGTCTGGGTAGCGGGGCATCCAGCACCTGTGGGAGGGTCGACCTGAGAGCTTGCCTGTGGCCCTGGGGGAGTTGAAGGGGAGATGGTGCCGTGGACAAGGGAGCTCTCTCCAGTGTTCTTAGTGAAGTGGGTAGCCTCAGTGTCACGGGGGAGGAGCCACCTGCGACCTGTGGTAAAGGACAGAGCCTCTCTGGGGGTGCTCAGGTGGAGGCAACGGTGCAGTCCTCCCAAGAGCTGTTTCTCATCGGCCGGGGCAGCTCAGGGGCAGGTGTGGAAGGAGGGGCACATTGCAGGGCCTGGGGTAGCTCAGTAGCCTGGGGCGTCTGGAGAGCTGCGGGCAGCGTGGACGTAGAGCGGTGTGGAGAGGCGGCACAGGTGGGCACCGTGGGGAGGAGACCAGGAAGTCGGAGAGGAGGTGCACAGCCAGCAGCTGTTAGGGATGAGATAGAGAAGGTCAGGGAGATGAGATGGGGGTCTCCAAATCTGGTGGCTCATCCTCCAAGGGTATTGGAAGTTAAGGAGACTAGTGAATGATGAAGGGGAGAGAAGGGCAGGATCATCTGGGGATCTTTGAGGCATGGGTTCCATGGAGGGTAGCTTGTGGCATCCGTGAGTGACAGGATGGTGTGAATGACAGCAGGGGCCTTGGGCACCACTGAGAAGTCTGTTACCCTTTCCGCTCTCCTCTGCAGAATGGAGGGAGGTGCCGCCAGGACGGTGGATGGGGCAAGAGGCAGCGAAGCCCCTCAGGACGGAGTTGAtgtgggggtaggggagggactGACCTGGATCCACACCTGCCTGAGAGCCCGCGGTTGCCAGATGCTGGGCCTCCCTAGGCAGAGCCATGGACCAGGAGGCAGGTGTGGTCTCCAACAGCCCCCGTCCGCCTGGGCCCCTGGTcactgcacagctgcccctgggggccaggtgatctgGAGGTGAGGGCGGCGGCGGGAGGTGTTTGTGGTACCGTGGGCCCCGTGGCTGCTGCTCAGGATACCTTGCTGTTACTGGCCCTGTTCTCCAGTCcctgaagagaaaggagaaagaatatgAACATGAGATGGAGCGTCTGGCGCGGGAAAAGATTGCCACGCAGCAGCGGCTGGCGGAGCTCAAGCATGAGCTGAGCCAGTGGATGGACGTGCTGGAGATCGACCGCGTGCTCCGGCAGACGGGCCAGCCTGACGACGACCAGGCCTCCACCTCCACTGCTTCCGGTGAGCTCCACCCACCACCCGCTCCGTgtgggccccaccccagccccgtaGCATCCCGGGGCCCCCAGGGTCACCTGCTCCTCCGGGCTCTCCCTGCCAAGCCCTTCTGACCTGCCTATCCGCGTGCCCCCCCACAGAGGGCGAGGACAACATAGACGAGGATATGGAGGAGGACCAGGCCGGCCTGGGCCCACCTAAGCTGAGCCATCGCCCCCGCCCGGAGCTGCCGAAGCCACCGCCCAGCACCGCGCCCGCgcctctgcctccccacccccagcctgtggCCCTGTCTCCTGCCCACCTCCCCGggcagcagccgccgccgccacAGCAGAAGACACCtctgccagcccctcctcccccaccagctGCCCCGGCCCAAACGCTGGTGCCCGCTCCAGCCCATCTGGTGGCTGCGGCTGGGGGAGGCTCCACGGTCATCGCCCACACCGCCACCACCCACGCCTCAGTCATCCAGACTGTGAACCATGTTCTGCAGGGGCCGGGTGGCAAGCACATCGCCCACATCGCCCCCTCGGCCCCCAGCCCTGCTGTGCAGCTGGCACCCGCCACACCCCCCATTGGCCACATCACAGTGCACCCTGCCGCCCTCAACCACGTGGCCCACCTTGGCTCCCAGCTGCCCCTGTACCCGCAGCCTGTGGCGGTGAGCCAGCCCGTGGCGGTGAGCCACATCGCCCACACCCTCTCACACCAGCAAGTGAATGGCACGGCCGGGCTGGGGCCCCCGGCCACAGTCATGGCGAAGCCAGCCGTAGGGGCTCAGGTGGTGCACCACCCTCAGCTGGTAGGCCAGACAGTGCTCAACCCTGTGACCATGGTCACCATGCCCTCCTTCCCGGTCAGCACGCTCAAGCTGGCTTGAGGATGAGGCCACTCAGAGGCCCcctgtgggggcagggagggagacctGTCCCCCACTCTCCCACCCACCAGCTCCACACATTCCAGCCAGGCCCAGGCCCGCCGCACCCATACCCACCCCCAGGCCTCCTAGGGGAAGGGGGTGCAGAGACTCTgagccaggggagggaggggcctccCCAGGGAGCTGGGCACAGGGCAGGGGGTCACCCCACTGCACTAGGACTTGACAAAGTGATGAGAGACGCTCCGGCGAACGTGCCGCCTGTCCGGCCTGGTGCCAGCTCCAGTGCCGTtccccccgccccatccccggAAACCAGTGCGATGTGGACATCGTGTTCTCCCGCtttcccctgccctgcccaccttcctgtgctgctgctgctgctattgcTGTGTCTGGTGAGATGGCTGAGCGCCCGGGCCCTCCCCTCCcaagcctcagctttctcttccctgggttctggaggggaaaggggggaagcaGAACTGAAGCAACTTGGCCCGGAAAGCTGGGGACTGAGGGGGGCCCAGCTCTGAGTACAGGTGACAGATCCTAGGATGTGGCTTGTGTGGAGTCCCACAGACTCCAGACAGGTGGGCGCCCCAGCCTGGAGCTCCCCAACCTGGTTGCAGTCATTGTGACTCATCACAGCAAACTAGTAAAGACAATTCTCTACTAATAGTAAACCAAACCCAAGCCCTTGCCAAGCTTCCCAAGCCCCTCAACCCTTGCCGCTGGGCTCCTGTCTTCAGGAAGGCAGGCTgagggtgggggcggggaaggaGGAGCTTGGCTGTCTCCTCCTGCCCCCCCTTGACCTCCAGCCAGGTCGGGACTGAGAGGGGGGTGCTCTGGACCCTGTCCCCATCCCTGGATTTGACTCTTGGCTTCCAGAAAGTAGAGAGGAGTTCTGGCCTCTGTTCGGTACTGTGCACTCCCTGGAGGGATGAGTACACCTGGATGCTTCCTTGCTGCTTGGGAGACGGACCAGCGTCTGGTCTGGGTTCCAGGAGCCTGAAGCCACGCTGTTGAGGTAATCAGGAAGTTAAAATCCAGGGGCTTGGCCCTGGCGACCTGTGGGGAGGGAGCATGGCCAGACCCGGGAGGACTGTTGCTTCTGACCCAGCTTGAACGTCTCTGGCACCgtctttctttcctctgaatGTCCTCCTTTCTCCAGCGGGCTGTTCTGAGCCTGCCCTCCCCAGTGGGGGCTGCTGTGTGCCACCACCTTCCTGTGAGGAAAGGTCCTCAGCTGGGCCAAGGGGGGTGCTGagcttggggtggggaggagcaagGGGGCCTGTGTGTAGGGGACAGTTTTCCCTGCCTTTGCCTCAGCAGACTGCTTTGGCTTCTCTTTTTATGTGCATATTTATTACAAGTGGCCTTGTGTCAGACACACTCAGTTACACATGTGCACACTTGGCTCCCCACCTGGACACACTCACCAATGGCCTTTCAGAGTGTCTGTGGAGGGGGAAGCCAGTGCTCCTGGGTGTGAAGTTTGAAATGACAGCCCGGGGAGGGGGACACTGAGGAGGCCAGCAGAAGTCTTGAGTAGATTGAGCCACCTAAGAACTCCCTTTCAGTTCCTTTTGGTCCTGGAGACTTCTCTGGggactgtttccttttctcccggggtggggaaagggaaggccTTCTGGACCCCTCAGAGGTTTCTACGAGGGCACCCTGtacccccccccacccagttGCGGCTCCCACCTCACACTTGCCGCCTTTCTGCACCTGCagccactgccactaccaccctGTTTTGGGCGGAGCTGGTTTCACTCTTCCTGGTGTGATTATGTTGGAAAGAGCAGAGGGAGAAGGGCAGGCCTGGCCCCCAGGAACAGTCAGAGAAGTACTGGCGAGCCGTCCTCCTCTCAGCTCTGCTCACCTTGAAACTGTCCTGTTAGCCAGTTGCCCCTCGGGCCTGCATAGATACCTCATCCGCCCgcgcccctgcccctccccgcccccactgcAGCAGTGCGGGCCTCGGAATCTAGTGCCGAATGACTATGTCCAGATTGGTGACGATGggtgttgttgctgttgtttttgttgttttcgtGAACGCTGTGACGCTGTGTGCCCAAGAGGGCAGCCTCCACCCAGCCCTTCCTTGGGCATCTCCCCTGAGAGCTGTCAGGACCACATCTGTCCTCGCCCCGTGGGAccgcctgcccctcccctccctagcCCTTCCAGCCTGGGGGATGCGTGCGCATGTGCGCAcgcacgcaaacacacacacacacatcttaccTCTCATGCGTGTTTTACTTTTTGATGTTAAGAGTGGCTCACTGGCTGGGAGTCTTTACCTCGGGGAGATGGGGAGGTTGGTTCCTTGGGGGGCCAAAGAAGGGCAGGGAATTCCTGGAAGGGAATTAGGGGTCACCATAACCCCTGCCCTTTCCAGGAACAGCTTCTTCTTCCCCCATCCCAGagtcccacccccatcccccaaagAGGTGGCCCTTGTTTACAGTGAGGACTTGGTcactgtgtctctgtttcctaaAATATAAATCGTAGCAACCCCAGACTGTAGAGATTTTTATGTGTTTGGATACATCTGCTGtgtgggaaaaaacaaaaaaactacaaaaacccTAATTTTGTACATATTGTATTTTTACTATTGAACTGTATTCTAGTGGCTGTTCATGCTCCAAGACATTAGGTATTGAGACATGAATACTATCCATGTAATAAGCACTTGCctggaataaaatataaaattgaaataaaccTGCACTGAAACCCGAGACGGAGCTGCCACCTGCAGCATCTGGGTCATTTTGTTGCAAAAGGAGGCAGAGACCTTCAGGGAAGGACCTCCAGCAAGAAGCAGTAGCATCCTTTCCCTGTCGATGGGTTGGGGGCAGAGTCTTCAAGCAGATTCCAGGCTGATGGAGTTTAGAAAAAAGATGAGGGACCTTACTGTTCTGATCCCAAGGCTCAATCCTCAAGCCCTGAGAACTGCAGTTCTGGTCTTCCTCATGCTTTTGCAATACTTTACACTTCCTCAAACCATTTTTACAAACACTATCTTGTTTCATCTCCTAACAGCTCGGTGAAGTAAATAGGCCAAGAAatagcagatgaggaaacaggttcgGGGTGGCTGAGTGACTTGCTAAGGTCACATGACCAGCCGGGGACCGTGTGGAGCTGCAGGCCGATCTCAGCTGGTGCAGAGCTGTCCCCAGGCACATGCCACCCTGCCCTGGGTCTGTCATGGAGTCAGGGATCCTgaactccagaaagttccaatGGGAAAGCTGGAGGATCTGTTCACAGGAGGGCTTCCTGAGACAGGGTGTACTTCTGGGGTTGTAGTTAGGACAGGTCATCTGGGGAGTCTATAAGGCTGTCCTTTCAGGGAAAGGAACAAGAAGATGAAGTTGGAGGTCAGGGGTCAAAGAGCCATGTCCTAGGCTGAGCCTTGGAGACCTTGGTCCTTGTAATGACGTCTTTTCTCCCCAGTTTAGGAGAAGCCACCCATTTGGCAGGCTGGTAGGTGGGGAGGTAAGGGAGAGTGAGATCAGGGAGCAGTTAGCTGGGCCAAGCTGTAGACCAGCCAGGCCACCGCTCTAACTCCCTGACACTTGCCCCACTCCCAGCCGCAGCCCGGAGAACTGACTCAACTTCTCTTCCTGGGGTGGGTCTGAGGATGCATGTGGGGATGTCATCGTGGGGAAGGGACTGGTGGCCACCAATGCCACAGGGTCCCATTCTCTGAAGACCCGACCTCAAAAAAGGCGGAGCTCGGTGCTCCTCCCCACTACCCTACAACCCGCCAGCTCCTTTCATTTGTGAGATGCTTGCTCCCTCTGCTGGTAGCTCCAGGAAGTGGTCGGTCCCTTCCACTTTAGGGAAGGCCTGGGGTAAGGGTTAACGTTACCTGAGTGTCAGATGCTGTGCCCAGCACTGGGGACAAAGATGAAGACTCTACCCCTGGCCGTGATGACCCAGTTTCATCTGAGGGCTATAGTACCTTACTCATGCTTCCTGCTACTTCTTTCCACACACAGCCCTCAGCAGACCCATCGTTTTGGCTGTGGGATTCGCTCTGGCCCTAGAAGCTCAGTCTGGGGTCTGGGAGTGCCAGCACTTCTGGGTGGagcagagaggaggtgggagtgTGTGAAGGAACCAGCCACTTCCAGGCAAGTTATCAGGGGCCTTTGGTGAACTTTCAGGTGGTGTCACAgcagagggaatttttttttcttttttttaagtatacttgatttacatacaatgtcatgttagtttctggtgtacagcaaagcaattcagagatatatatatatatatatatatatatatgtatgtatatatgtatatatatatatatacacacacacacacacacacacgtagatattctttcacattctttttcatatcctttaccattatggtttattgtagggtattgaatatagttccctgtgctatacggtaggaccttgctggttatttttttattttatttattttattttttattttttggctgcatttggtcttcgttgctgtgcgcgggctttctctagttgtggcgagcgggggctactctttgttgtggtgcgcaggcttctcattgcgttggcttctcttgttgcagagcaggggctctagaacgcagtctcagtagttgcagctcacgggcttagttgctccgcagcacttgggatcttcctggccagggattgaacccgtgtcccctgcattggcaggcggattcttaaccactgcgccaccagggaagtcccttgctgtttatttttgtatatagtagtttgtatctgctaatcccaaactcctaatttatccctcccccacccccctttcccctttggtaaccatgagtttgttgtCTACGTGAGTCTgttttggtatcaaattttagattccatgtataagtggtatcacatggtatttgtctgtgtctgacttcacttagtatgataatctctaggtccatccatgttgctgcaaatgacttttttt belongs to Eubalaena glacialis isolate mEubGla1 chromosome 19, mEubGla1.1.hap2.+ XY, whole genome shotgun sequence and includes:
- the MNT gene encoding max-binding protein MNT; translation: MSIETLLEAARFLEWQAQQQQRAREEQERLRLEREREQEQQKASSLARLAHALPVEEPRTEAPPLPLSPPAPPPAPPPPLATPTPLTVIPIPVVTSSPQPLPPPPPLPLAPRQPALVSAPGLSIKESAPLPTRPQGPTPAPLLPDSKATVPPTGSPKPLQPLPTPILTIAPHPGVQPQLAPQQPPPSTLGTLKLAPAEEVKSGEQKKRPGGIGTREVHNKLEKNRRAHLKECFETLKRNIPNVDDKKTSNLSVLRTALRYIQSLKRKEKEYEHEMERLAREKIATQQRLAELKHELSQWMDVLEIDRVLRQTGQPDDDQASTSTASEGEDNIDEDMEEDQAGLGPPKLSHRPRPELPKPPPSTAPAPLPPHPQPVALSPAHLPGQQPPPPQQKTPLPAPPPPPAAPAQTLVPAPAHLVAAAGGGSTVIAHTATTHASVIQTVNHVLQGPGGKHIAHIAPSAPSPAVQLAPATPPIGHITVHPAALNHVAHLGSQLPLYPQPVAVSQPVAVSHIAHTLSHQQVNGTAGLGPPATVMAKPAVGAQVVHHPQLVGQTVLNPVTMVTMPSFPVSTLKLA